The following are from one region of the Flavobacteriaceae bacterium UJ101 genome:
- the wbtD gene encoding glycosyltransferase (KEGG: has:Halsa_0061 galacturonosyltransferase; Hexosyltransferases), with translation MLNKKKILLIGPLSPPITGCSMVNDLVYKRLAVRNDVEIDVINRAFPFFNERIGYFSFRKAIFYIRQYFRINKIISNDVIYIAIGLTFFGVIKDLPFFIVAKIWNKEVIVHVHGNYLYKQYDILKGFKRRLFHYVLSIMDKGIVSSKVLIHNLTPFIDKKNIFCMHYFVEDFLLKEVKKKDIQNNEKIKILYLSNLMKEKGIIDFLVSLKLMDKEFIDYEVKIIGGVDNENKNEIFNLIDSNPKISYSPPVRGEDKKKAYLWANTFVLPTYYSMEGEPISLLEAMATGNIIVTTDHAAISDICGVNTGFIVRKNSPEDIKEKLIFISKNINNLQSMMDYNYEYARKKYTTDIFIKNLINVFYEERK, from the coding sequence ATGTTAAATAAAAAGAAGATACTTCTTATAGGGCCTTTATCTCCTCCGATAACGGGTTGTAGTATGGTAAATGATTTAGTTTATAAAAGACTTGCAGTAAGAAATGATGTTGAAATAGATGTGATAAATAGAGCTTTCCCTTTTTTTAATGAACGAATTGGGTATTTTTCATTTAGAAAAGCTATATTTTATATTAGACAATATTTTAGAATAAATAAAATCATTAGTAATGATGTTATTTATATTGCTATTGGATTGACGTTTTTTGGTGTTATTAAGGATCTTCCTTTTTTTATTGTAGCAAAAATATGGAATAAAGAGGTTATAGTTCATGTACATGGGAATTATTTATATAAACAGTATGATATTTTAAAGGGATTTAAAAGAAGATTGTTTCATTATGTACTATCTATAATGGATAAAGGAATAGTATCATCTAAAGTTCTTATACATAATTTAACCCCTTTTATTGATAAAAAAAATATTTTTTGTATGCATTATTTTGTTGAAGATTTTTTACTTAAAGAAGTAAAGAAAAAAGATATTCAGAATAATGAAAAAATCAAAATATTATATCTTAGTAATTTAATGAAGGAAAAAGGGATTATTGATTTTTTAGTTTCTCTTAAACTTATGGATAAAGAATTTATAGACTATGAAGTGAAAATTATTGGAGGTGTGGATAATGAAAACAAAAATGAAATATTTAATTTGATAGATTCAAATCCTAAAATATCTTATTCACCTCCCGTTAGAGGTGAAGATAAAAAAAAGGCTTATCTGTGGGCAAATACATTTGTTCTGCCAACTTATTATTCAATGGAAGGAGAGCCCATATCTTTATTAGAAGCAATGGCTACAGGTAATATTATTGTAACGACTGATCATGCAGCAATTTCTGATATATGTGGTGTAAATACGGGGTTTATTGTTCGAAAAAATAGTCCAGAAGATATTAAAGAAAAGTTAATATTTATTTCTAAAAATATTAATAATTTACAATCAATGATGGATTATAATTACGAATATGCTAGAAAAAAATATACGACTGATATTTTTATAAAGAATCTTATTAATGTTTTTTATGAAGAAAGGAAGTAA
- a CDS encoding hypothetical protein (KEGG: dto:TOL2_C12540 UDP-glucose:(heptosyl)LPS alpha-1,3-glucosyltransferase; Hexosyltransferases) yields the protein MKEYIILQTVSPDYRFKLYDILSKKFGASFSIFAGKESFEDNITSNLKTTNLTLVKNFFFFNKRFLFQTGMWNRAVICKVIVLEMNPRVISNWIILILRMILRKKTVLWGHVWSIGGSKERTNILRSWMRKLGSMVIVYTKSQKIELRRAENRIKVYYAPNALYYKSEMLCSSVEDDIRNIIYVGRLTKEKKPLILVKAYMKILPYIDVDSKLIIIGEGNERKRIEKFIILNGLENRVVLTGHISNYLILKEYYDKALCSVSSGYIGLSVTQSLGFGVPMIVSKNENHSPEIEAVKEGFNAVFFETDNVNSLGEKIINFFENKSQWVKKRSEINIDCKSKYSIESMSKTFINIFENVK from the coding sequence ATGAAAGAATATATAATATTACAAACAGTATCTCCAGATTATAGATTTAAGCTATATGATATTTTATCCAAAAAATTTGGTGCTTCTTTTTCAATTTTTGCAGGTAAAGAGTCTTTCGAAGATAATATAACTTCAAATTTAAAAACAACTAATTTGACACTTGTTAAAAACTTTTTCTTTTTCAATAAACGTTTCTTGTTCCAAACAGGAATGTGGAATCGTGCTGTTATATGTAAAGTTATAGTTTTGGAAATGAACCCTAGAGTAATAAGTAATTGGATAATCTTGATCTTAAGAATGATTTTAAGAAAAAAAACTGTTTTATGGGGGCATGTTTGGTCAATAGGAGGAAGTAAGGAAAGAACTAATATTCTAAGATCATGGATGAGAAAACTCGGATCTATGGTAATTGTTTATACAAAATCTCAGAAAATAGAATTAAGAAGAGCAGAGAATAGAATTAAAGTTTATTACGCTCCTAATGCATTATATTATAAGTCAGAAATGTTATGTTCAAGTGTTGAAGATGATATAAGAAATATAATTTATGTAGGTCGATTAACGAAAGAGAAGAAACCATTAATATTAGTAAAGGCATATATGAAAATATTACCCTATATAGATGTTGATTCTAAATTAATTATTATTGGAGAAGGTAATGAAAGAAAAAGAATAGAAAAGTTTATTATTTTAAATGGATTAGAGAATAGGGTGGTTTTGACAGGTCATATTTCTAATTATTTAATATTGAAAGAGTATTATGATAAAGCATTATGTAGTGTTTCTTCTGGTTATATTGGATTGTCTGTAACTCAAAGTTTAGGTTTTGGTGTACCAATGATTGTTTCAAAAAATGAAAATCATTCACCAGAAATTGAGGCTGTCAAAGAAGGTTTTAATGCTGTGTTTTTTGAAACGGATAATGTAAATAGTTTAGGAGAAAAAATAATTAACTTTTTTGAGAATAAATCTCAATGGGTAAAAAAAAGAAGTGAGATTAATATAGATTGTAAATCAAAATATTCAATTGAATCAATGTCTAAAACATTTATTAATATATTTGAAAATGTTAAATAA
- the TSTA3|fcl gene encoding GDP-L-fucose synthase (Catalyzes the two-step NADP-dependent conversion of GDP- 4-dehydro-6-deoxy-D-mannose to GDP-fucose, involving an epimerase and a reductase reaction; Belongs to the NAD(P)-dependent epimerase/dehydratase family. Fucose synthase subfamily.; KEGG: daf:Desaf_0858 GDP-L-fucose synthase), with amino-acid sequence MNKGSKIYVAGHKGLVGSAIVKNLNAKGFQNLILRSSKELDLRNQAEVEKFFEFEKPEYVFLAAAKVGGIVANNIYRADFIYDNIMIQNNVIHQSYVHGVKKLLFLGSTCIYPKNSPQPMKENYLLTDELEYTNEPYAIAKIAGIKMCESYNLQYGTNFISVMPTNLYGPNDNFDLEKSHVLPALIRKIHLAKLLSESKISEVIKDLDVNSEDEAYKLLNNFGITSEKVEIWGTGNPRREFLWSEDMADACVFIMQNRNFEDTYENICNEIRNTHINIGTGVDISIKELAEKIREIIGYKGDLFFNSDKPDGTMKKLTDISKLNKLGWKSKIELTKGIQTVYKFYLNECFNK; translated from the coding sequence ATGAATAAGGGTTCAAAAATATATGTAGCAGGTCACAAGGGTCTTGTTGGTAGTGCTATAGTCAAGAATTTAAATGCAAAGGGGTTTCAAAACCTAATATTAAGATCTTCTAAAGAATTAGATTTAAGGAATCAAGCTGAGGTTGAAAAGTTTTTTGAATTTGAAAAACCAGAATATGTTTTTTTGGCAGCTGCTAAAGTTGGAGGAATTGTTGCTAATAATATTTACCGAGCAGATTTTATTTATGATAATATAATGATACAAAATAATGTTATCCATCAATCATATGTTCATGGTGTTAAAAAATTACTTTTTTTAGGAAGTACATGTATATATCCAAAAAATTCACCACAACCAATGAAAGAGAATTATTTGTTAACCGATGAATTAGAGTATACAAATGAACCATATGCAATAGCTAAGATCGCAGGGATTAAAATGTGTGAAAGTTATAATTTGCAGTATGGAACAAACTTTATTTCTGTAATGCCGACTAATTTATATGGCCCAAATGATAATTTTGATCTTGAAAAATCTCATGTTTTACCTGCTTTAATTAGAAAAATTCATTTAGCTAAACTATTGTCAGAATCAAAGATAAGTGAAGTTATAAAAGATTTAGACGTAAATTCCGAAGATGAAGCATATAAATTGTTAAATAACTTTGGAATAACTTCAGAAAAAGTAGAAATATGGGGTACGGGAAATCCTAGGCGTGAATTTCTTTGGAGTGAAGATATGGCTGATGCTTGTGTTTTTATTATGCAGAATAGAAATTTTGAAGATACTTATGAGAATATTTGTAACGAGATTAGAAATACACATATTAATATAGGTACAGGAGTAGATATATCGATAAAGGAACTTGCTGAAAAGATTAGAGAAATAATAGGATATAAAGGTGATTTATTTTTCAATAGTGATAAACCAGATGGTACTATGAAAAAATTAACTGATATATCTAAATTAAATAAGTTAGGTTGGAAATCAAAGATTGAGTTAACAAAAGGGATTCAAACAGTTTATAAATTTTATTTAAATGAATGTTTTAATAAATAG